In the genome of Christensenella timonensis, one region contains:
- a CDS encoding Fic family protein, translating to MAIIGDIQKKIAETKKKLDSVREIKKDFLVWDAFYKGFQYRFCWSSNSIEGNTLSLDETIAVVDFDEVSAGHKFSEYQDAKNLFRAIKEMSPKGVRISEEWIKKIDGIICGTYGEYRQENVFVGNPARAVYYPPKYENVPELMQAHMKKIEDCHSGDFAEVIERVAEYHIEFERIHPFMDGNGRTGRIVLNQMLMNNEILPAAISHTSKYRQAFREFDTKGDKSLMIYLICDALQESAAKVKELSLKKKRDHAAVKSSVKGKLQKNSGESGGGSHRDHEDLEL from the coding sequence ATGGCGATTATAGGTGATATACAAAAGAAAATAGCGGAGACCAAAAAGAAACTGGATTCGGTGCGGGAGATCAAAAAGGATTTCCTTGTTTGGGATGCCTTCTATAAAGGGTTTCAATACCGTTTTTGTTGGTCCTCGAACAGCATTGAAGGGAATACGCTTTCCCTTGACGAAACCATAGCGGTTGTGGATTTTGACGAGGTATCGGCAGGACATAAATTCAGCGAATACCAGGACGCCAAAAACCTGTTCAGGGCGATCAAAGAAATGTCACCGAAGGGCGTCAGGATCTCCGAGGAATGGATCAAAAAGATCGACGGTATCATTTGTGGTACATATGGGGAATACAGGCAGGAAAATGTATTTGTCGGCAATCCTGCCCGCGCAGTATATTACCCGCCTAAATATGAAAACGTGCCGGAATTGATGCAGGCGCATATGAAGAAGATCGAAGATTGCCATAGCGGGGATTTTGCGGAAGTGATCGAACGGGTGGCAGAGTACCACATTGAGTTTGAGCGAATTCATCCGTTTATGGACGGAAACGGAAGGACAGGGCGTATCGTCCTGAATCAAATGCTGATGAACAATGAGATCCTTCCGGCAGCGATCAGCCATACGTCAAAATACAGGCAGGCATTTCGAGAGTTTGATACGAAAGGCGATAAAAGCCTGATGATTTACCTGATTTGCGACGCATTGCAGGAATCAGCCGCGAAAGTCAAGGAACTCAGCTTGAAAAAGAAGCGCGACCATGCGGCGGTGAAATCTTCCGTCAAAGGGAAATTGCAGAAAAATAGCGGAGAATCGGGTGGCGGCAGCCATCGGGATCATGAGGATTTAGAGTTGTGA
- a CDS encoding plasmid mobilization protein, with the protein MLKRRIKAETRLTTNEYLQLKRAARRTGLSMAAYIRKCCLTDERVVVIDRKVIGSIYAELNKIGSNVNQIAHIANSDKKIPAHSIRRIEQYFDEIKRLYDEKLRQL; encoded by the coding sequence GTGCTAAAGCGCAGGATAAAAGCAGAAACACGATTAACTACAAATGAATACCTACAGCTTAAAAGAGCCGCGCGAAGGACGGGATTATCTATGGCGGCATATATCCGCAAATGTTGTTTGACGGATGAACGTGTTGTGGTGATCGACAGGAAGGTGATCGGCAGTATCTATGCGGAACTCAATAAAATTGGCTCGAATGTGAACCAGATCGCCCACATTGCAAACTCGGATAAGAAAATACCTGCCCACAGCATCAGGCGCATCGAACAATATTTTGACGAGATCAAGCGGTTGTATGATGAAAAGCTAAGACAGCTATGA
- a CDS encoding phage replisome organizer N-terminal domain-containing protein has protein sequence MGNPKTEAKRFFWLKLKEDFFDEKSVRYLRKLPQGDSIVIVYLKMLLKSLRDEGMIKYEKILPTATEELALYLDEPEAVVALSITAFLKMGLVEQWDNDTFYMAALQHMIGSESASAARMRKHREIQAQKRLLSQSDALVTQGDADVTVSDTEIELEIDQEKENIEEDEEARAREISEYYLPKHVYEHFADLFYKPNLAQRIRLNGFIESYGYDEVFEAIEETARRDVQKPLAYMEQLLKDYRLKYGADKK, from the coding sequence ATGGGGAATCCAAAAACGGAAGCCAAACGCTTTTTCTGGCTAAAGCTGAAAGAAGATTTTTTTGATGAAAAGAGCGTCCGGTATTTACGGAAACTCCCGCAGGGGGACAGCATTGTCATAGTCTACCTGAAAATGCTGCTGAAAAGCCTGCGGGATGAGGGGATGATAAAGTATGAAAAAATCCTGCCGACGGCAACGGAAGAACTCGCCTTATACCTTGACGAACCGGAAGCGGTAGTTGCGCTTTCGATTACGGCGTTCCTCAAAATGGGGCTTGTAGAGCAATGGGACAACGATACCTTTTACATGGCTGCATTGCAGCACATGATCGGATCGGAAAGCGCGTCGGCGGCACGAATGAGAAAACACCGTGAGATACAGGCACAAAAAAGGCTTTTGTCACAAAGTGACGCGCTTGTGACGCAAGGTGACGCAGATGTAACGGTGAGTGACACAGAGATAGAGTTAGAGATAGATCAAGAGAAAGAGAATATTGAAGAAGATGAAGAAGCGCGCGCACGGGAGATTTCCGAATACTATTTACCAAAGCACGTATATGAGCACTTCGCGGATCTCTTTTATAAACCGAATCTTGCGCAGCGCATCCGGCTGAATGGGTTCATTGAAAGCTACGGCTACGATGAGGTGTTTGAAGCAATCGAGGAAACGGCGCGAAGGGACGTACAAAAGCCGCTTGCTTACATGGAGCAGCTTCTAAAGGATTATCGGCTGAAATATGGAGCTGACAAAAAGTGA